One genomic region from Populus nigra chromosome 8, ddPopNigr1.1, whole genome shotgun sequence encodes:
- the LOC133701632 gene encoding cellulose synthase-like protein G3 translates to MGARQQGGSAIQATSTGGHPSLHTVKPLGRTLFNRVFATIYALSILALLFYHAKTLFYSTTLVSFSVTLALVISDLVLAFFWVSTQTFRMFPVYRKQFPENLKKIMERSDFPALDVFICTADPYKEPPISVVNTALSVMAYDYPTEKISVYVSDDGGSALTLFAFMEASKFATHWLPFCKKNNILERSPEAYFELNHTCTSEAVNIKIIYESMKVKVERVLERGKVDDENITSGQEREAFDKWAASFRRQDHPAVIQVLLDASKDKDIAGCSMPNLIYVSREKNKASPHHFKAGALNALLRVSGCMTNAPIILTLDCDSCSNDPETPLRAMCYLSDPETRPQFAYVQFPQIFRGINKSDIYNAEFKRLYQINVMGFDGLSGPNYLGTGCFFQRRAFYGSPSSLASPEIPELAPDYIVDKPIQSQSVLAIAHQVASCNYESRSHWGSKIGFRYGSLSEDYHTGFRMQCEGWKSIFCDPDRPAFLGDVPITLNDALNQQKRWSIGLLEVGFSKYSPATFGVKAIGLLMGLAYAQSAFWAIWSIPITTYAFLPQLALLNKVYIFPKVSEPWFFLYAFLFLGAYGQDFLDFMLAGGSIQRWWSDQRFWIIRGISSYVFGSVEFFLKFLGISAFGFNVTSKVVDHEQSKRYGQGIFEFGVHSPMFVTLTAAAIINLISFSQGLVEVFRGNNLEGLFVQMFISGFAMVNSWPIYEAIAWRKDEGKMPIKTSIIATLLAGTLYTASCFVFL, encoded by the exons ATGGGGGCTCGTCAGCAAGGAGGCAGCGCCATCCAAGCCACCAGCACAGGCGGGCATCCTTCTCTTCACACGGTTAAGCCCTTGGGCAGAACACTTTTCAACCGTGTGTTTGCAACCATTTATGCTCTTTCCATTTTAGCTCTACTCTTTTACCATGCAAAAACACTCTTCTACTCCACGACCCTGGTCTCTTTCTCCGTAACCCTCGCTTTGGTAATCTCCGATCTTGTTCTAGCATTTTTTTGGGTCAGCACACAGACTTTTCGAATGTTTCCAGTCTATCGAAAACAATTCCctgaaaaccttaaaaaaataatggaaaggAGTGATTTTCCTGCCCTGGACGTGTTTATATGCACTGCCGATCCATACAAGGAGCCACCGATAAGTGTAGTGAATACGGCTTTATCTGTAATGGCGTATGACTATCCAACAGAGAAGATTTCAGTTTATGTATCTGATGATGGAGGCTCAGCCTTGACTCTTTTTGCTTTCATGGAGGCATCCAAGTTTGCTACTCACTGGTTACCATTTTGtaagaagaacaacatactagAGAGGAGCCCTGAAgcatattttgaattaaatcacACCTGCACATCTGAGGCTGTAAACATCAAG ATAATCTATGAAAGCATGAAAGTGAAGGTAGAGCGTGTTCTTGAGAGGGGAAAAGTTGACGATGAGAACATCACTAGTGGCCAAGAACGAGAAGCTTTCGACAAATGGGCTGCTAGCTTCAGACGACAAGACCATCCAGCTGTGATTCAG GTTTTGTTAGATGCTAGCAAGGATAAAGACATCGCTGGTTGTTCGATGCCAAATCTCATCTACGTCTCTAGAGAGAAAAACAAGGCTTCACCTCACCACTTCAAAGCTGGTGCCCTTAATGCCTTG CTAAGAGTATCAGGTTGCATGACCAATGCGCCGATAATCCTAACTCTAGACTGTGACTCATGCTCTAATGACCCCGAAACACCGCTGAGGGCAATGTGTTATCTTAGTGATCCAGAGACTCGGCCACAATTTGCTTACGTTCAATTTCCTCAAATATTTCGAGGAAtcaacaaaagtgacatctacAATGCCGAATTCAAACGTTTGTATCAAATTAATGTCATGGGATTTGATGGATTAAGTGGCCCTAATTATCTTGGAACCGGATGTTTCTTTCAACGACGAGCTTTCTACGGAAGTCCATCAAGCCTCGCCTCACCAGAGATTCCTGAACTAGCCCCGGACTATATCGTGGACAAGCCTATCCAGTCGCAGTCAGTTCTGGCAATAGCACATCAAGTAGCAAGTTGCAATTATGAAAGCCGCAGCCACTGGGGCTCAAAG ATCGGATTCAGATATGGATCATTGTCTGAGGATTACCACACAGGTTTCAGGATGCAATGCGAAGGTTGGAAGTCCATATTTTGCGATCCTGATAGACCTGCATTCTTGGGTGACGTTCCCATCACCTTGAATGATGCGCTGAATCAACAAAAGAGATGGTCAATTGGACTTCTCGAGGTGGGGTTCTCTAAATACAGCCCAGCAACCTTTGGTGTTAAAGCAATAGGTCTTTTGATGGGACTTGCTTATGCACAGTCAGCATTCTGGGCCATTTGGTCGATTCCGATCACCACATACGCTTTCCTTCCCCAGCTAGCTCTTCTCAACAAAGTTTATATATTCCCGAAG GTGTCAGAGCCATGGTTTTTCCTGTACGCATTTCTTTTCTTGGGGGCATACGGTCAAGATTTTCTTGACTTCATGTTAGCTGGCGGATCAATCCAGAGATGGTGGAGTGATCAGAGATTTTGGATCATAAGGGGAATATCAAGTTACGTATTTGGTTCCGTAGAGTTCTTCCTCAAGTTCTTGGGAATTTCAGCATTTGGCTTCAATGTGACAAGCAAAGTAGTAGATCATGAACAAAGTAAAAGATATGGACAAGGGATCTTCGAGTTTGGGGTACATTCACCCATGTTTGTGACCCTAACAGCGGCAgccataattaatttaatctcatTTTCCCAAGGGCTTGTTGAAGTTTTCAGAGGAAACAATTTGGAGGGACTATTCGTGCAGATGTTCATATCTGGTTTTGCAATGGTGAATTCTTGGCCAATTTATGAAGCCATTGCATGGAGAAAGGATGAGGGGAAAATGCCTATTAAAACCAGTATTATTGCAACACTTCTGGCAGGTACATTGTATACTGCATCTTGTTTCGTTTTCTTGTAA
- the LOC133701073 gene encoding cellulose synthase-like protein G3, whose amino-acid sequence MEGRPKESGTTKASTGGGPPPLRTVKPMRITIFNRMFATVYALAIFALFYHHTKTLLCSPTLVAFSINLALSLSDFVLTFMWINTQTFRMCPVYRKQFPENVEKVMKRSDFPALDVFICTADPYKEPPIGVVNTALSVMAYDYPTEKISVYVSDDGGSALTLFSFMEAAKFSTHWLPFCKKNNILERSPQAYFESNHPCTSETEKIEVMYRSMKAKVEHALEKGEVDDQYITGLDQQHEIFHKWTDNFTRQDHPAVIQVLLDASKDKDIAGNLMPNLIYVSRGKCKALPHHFKAGALNALLRVSSSMTNAPTILTLDCDFCSNDPQTLLRAMCYLCDPAIRSTLAYVQFPQIYRGINKNDIYCGEYKRLFVINTMGMDGVEGPNYVGTGCFFRRRAFFGSPSSLISPEIPELFPDHVVDKPIQSQSVLALAHQVADCNYENQTDWGSKIGFRYGSLVEDYYTGFRLQCEGWKGIFCNPERPAFFGDVPINLADALNQQKRWSIGLLEVGFSKHSPATFGVRSKGILMGLGYAQLAFWAIWSIPITTYAFLPQLALLNRVSIFPKVSESWFFLYAFLFLGAYGQDCLDFVLAGGSVQRWWNDQRFWHIRGVTCYLFGSIEFFLKFLGISASGFTVTSKAVDAEQSKRYEQGIFEFGVHSPMFVSLTLAAIINLISFSQGLVEVFGGNNLEGLFVQMFISGFAVVNCWPIYEAIALRNDNGKMPIKTTIMATLLAGALYMAASFIFKAWI is encoded by the exons ATGGAGGGTCGACCAAAAGAATCCGGCACTACAAAAGCCTCTACCGGTGGTGGTCCTCCTCCTCTTCGCACGGTTAAGCCCATGCGAATAACAATTTTCAACCGCATGTTTGCCACAGTTTATGCTCTTGCCATTTTTGCTCTATTCTATCACCATACAAAAACACTGCTGTGCTCCCCAACTTTAGTCGCCTTCTCTATAAACCTCGCCTTGTCACTCTCCGACTTCGTCCTTACTTTCATGTGGATCAACACGCAGACTTTTCGCATGTGTCCAGTCTATCGTAAGCAATTCCCTGAAAATGTTGAAAAAGTCATGAAAAGAAGTGATTTTCCAGCTTTAGACGTGTTCATATGCACTGCTGATCCATACAAGGAGCCACCAATAGGTGTAGTGAATACGGCTTTATCAGTGATGGCTTATGACTATCCAACAGAGAAGATTTCAGTCTATGTATCTGATGATGGAGGCTCAGccttgactcttttttctttcatggagGCTGCTAAGTTTTCTACCCACTGGCTACCATTTTGCAAGAAGAATAATATACTAGAGAGGAGCCCTCAGGCATATTTTGAATCCAATCATCCTTGCACCTCCGAGACTGAGAAGATTGAG GTGATGTATAGAAGCATGAAAGCCAAGGTAGAGCATGCTCTTGAGAAGGGAGAAGTAGATGATCAGTATATCACTGGCCTGGATCAACAACATGAGATTTTCCACAAATGGACTGATAACTTCACACGACAAGACCATCCCGCTGTCATTCAG GTTCTACTAGATGCAAGCAAGGACAAAGACATCGCTGGTAACTTGATGCCAAATCTCATCTACGTTTCAAGAGGAAAATGCAAGGCTTTACCTCATCATTTCAAAGCCGGTGCCCTCAATGCCTtg CTACGAGTATCAAGCAGCATGACCAATGCACCAACAATCTTGACTCTAGATTGCGACTTCTGCTCGAATGATCCACAAACACTTCTACGGGCAATGTGTTATCTATGCGATCCAGCAATTAGGTCCACATTAGCGTACGTTCAGTTTCCTCAGATATATCGTGGAATCAATAAAAACGACATCTATTGTGGTGAATATAAACGTTTGTTTGTAATTAATACAATGGGGATGGATGGAGTAGAGGGTCCTAATTATGTTGGAACTGGATGTTTCTTTCGTCGGAGAGCTTTCTTTGGAAGTCCATCAAGCCTAATATCACCAGAGATTCCTGAACTATTCCCAGACCATGTTGTGGACAAGCCCATCCAATCCCAGTCAGTTTTGGCACTGGCACATCAAGTAGCAGATTGCAATTATGAGAACCAAACCGACTGGGGCTCTAAG ATTGGATTCAGATATGGATCATTGGTGGAGGATTATTACACAGGTTTTAGGTTGCAATGCGAGGGGTGGAAAGGCATTTTCTGTAATCCTGAAAGGCCTGCGTTTTTTGGTGATGTTCCCATCAACTTGGCTGATGCTCTGAATCAACAAAAGAGATGGTCAATTGGACTTCTTGAAGTTGGCTTCTCAAAACATAGCCCTGCAACCTTCGGCGTTAGATCCAAGGGTATCTTAATGGGCCTTGGCTATGCACAGTTAGCATTTTGGGCCATATGGTCTATTCCAATCACCACATATGCTTTCCTTCCCCAGCTAGCTCTTCTCAACCGAGTTTCTATATTCCCAAAG GTTTCAGAGTCATGGTTTTTCTTGTATGCGTTTCTCTTCCTTGGGGCCTATGGACAAGACTGTCTTGACTTTGTCTTAGCCGGTGGATCAGTCCAGAGATGGTGGAATGATCAGCGATTTTGGCACATAAGGGGAGTGACGTGTTATTTATTTGGTTCTATAGAGTTCTTCCTCAAGTTCTTGGGAATTTCAGCATCTGGCTTTACCGTCACAAGCAAAGCAGTTGATGCTGAACAGAGTAAAAGATACGAACAAGGGATATTTGAGTTTGGGGTACATTCACCCATGTTTGTCTCCCTAACATTGGCGgccataattaatttaatctcatTTTCCCAAGGGCTTGTTGAAGTCTTCGGAGGAAACAATTTGGAGGGACTATTTGTGCAGATGTTCATATCAGGTTTTGCTGTGGTGAATTGTTGGCCAATTTACGAAGCCATAGCTTTGAGAAATGACAACGGAAAAATGCCTATCAAAACCACCATCATGGCAACCCTTCTGGCAGGCGCATTATATATGGCAGCTTCTTTCATTTTCAA GGCTTGGATTTAA